Within Ptiloglossa arizonensis isolate GNS036 chromosome 8, iyPtiAriz1_principal, whole genome shotgun sequence, the genomic segment CAGTCAATGGCCCAGCCTGATACGAAAGAAGTAAAAGGAGAGACATTACGATCGGAATTATGAAGATCGATGTACAAGGTGGGTCGTGCAATTCGATGTACCTAAAAAGtagttatttatcattttttaatcgcgtgtaccattttttaaatattttcaatttgtttcatttttggaatattttcaatttgtttcattttttcaatattttcaatttgttttattttttcaatattttcaatttacttcatttttttaaatatttccaatttgttccatttcttaaatattgtcaatttgtttcattttttgaatattttcaatttgtttcatttttcgaatattttcaatttatttcatttttcgaatattttcaatttacttcattttttaaatattttcaatttgtttcatttcttaaatactgtcaatttgtttcatttttcgattattttcaatttgtttcatttttcgaatattttcaatttgtttcatttttcgaatattttcaatttgttccatttttggaatattttcaatttgtttcatttttcgaatattttcaatttgtttcatttttcgaatatcgcAACGTGTACCTTTTAACGGGATGAATTGATTTACGCGAGAACAATATACGATTTGTTGCAATAAATAATTTCAGAAAAATTGGATGTTATTAGATAGCTCAATTTCTTCCTGTACTGGATTTTTTCTATCGCGTACCGTAAGAGAGATACGACTGAATCAGCATGACTCACTTTGAACACAAGGTGTCTAATGATGTAGATACGAGTATATTAGTGGCGCTTAAAGATAATAACTTAAATTCGCGCAGAGATAATACGTCCCCTTTGATCTTGCGTCGGAGTTTCGTGTTCTGTTTTCATTTCTCACTCCACTGTTTACAAACAATGTTCGTTATCTTACGACCTAGTCGTAAAAAACGACAATTGGGCGAACAAGCGATTTCCAAACTGTGTTACATGAAAATCGTAATTGAAGAAATATAGAACGTAAAAATTCCAAAATGGTTCGCTAAACCATTACTTCGCTTCGGTTTGGGTTTCTGAAATGCGcgtattttttaattcgatatttttcacgtaCACCACTTTTCGAATACTTCTGTTTCGATTGCgtcttcgaaaataaattccacgtttccgattttaaaaaagaaacgaccacaaaaaaaaaaaatgttaccgtTCTCTGTAAATACATCGCGAGACGAAAAAGTGTTCCATGACTTAACAAGTTTGGAAAACGTTGCAATAAACATTATCCTCGAATCCATCAACCGTTAACTCATTTGTACGTATCTTCCGCTATTTTTTCGACTTTGATGCAGCGTCGAATCGGTCCATAAACTCGTGCacatttttaaaagtattcCAACTATTATTCGGAGTAAAATCTAACGACACCGTTTCCTTTCGATGATCGGTGTATCGTTATCTCCAATACTTCAATTTGTGGGCAATATTTACCATTTGAGgggaatattttaatatcgtgGTCATTGAATCATTTAAAGAAACatattgaaaaattcgaaactccAGAAAAGTCGGTAAGAAATCGATGAATATTTTCGTACCAGTCGTACGAAACATTCGACCGAATCGAATAAAAGACCCAAAAGGGAAGAATCATCCGTCGCTATCGCAAAGACGGTAAATTTTTTACGTAAACCGGTATTCGCGAACTCACGACTCGATACTTAAGAAACCCAATTATCATACGTTCTTAAGAAACCTCGCGCCAGATCAAGATCTTATCCCGTGCCAAGTTCAACAAACACCCCCCGATCGACCATCGCTCGAGAATGTTCTCGCGTGTTCGTAACACAGTTACCACGTTTCCCCAAGAAAGCTCATGATTGTTCAAGATCTCATCCCGTCGCTTCTAGCTCCGTTCGATAAATACCTGATCGTCGTTTGGGAACGGTTCCCGTGTGATCACCGTTACCCATGAATTCGTAACTCGCACCCCGTGTTCGAGATCACAACCCGGACGGTTCCTTTAATAAACGATTCGTCTACGTACGAGAACACGAGTAAAGATCTGCTACTGACCTTGCGACGCGAGGAGCACGATCATCCCGAAACCGAGGATCCAGGCGAACCTGACATCCATCTTTTTCCCCTTATCCGCGGCGGTTTATTCCCAAGGATGCAAACGATCGTCTGGCTGCCGTCAGCTGTCGAACGCCCGGGGCTCCGAGTCGAGTTCCTCCAGCGGGTTCATGTCAGACGGGAAAAAACGATGCCGACTGAAACGATCGGCGTCCTCGGGGACGTGGATCGAAACGGGTCGTCCGTCACCGGTGACAAATCCATACAGGTAGCCGGGGTTTCCGCGACGACGAGACACTTCGTCGACGTGCCAGCGTCCACGTATCGGCGACGCGGTGTTTTGTCGACTGGTTGCCAAGGCGATGATTCCAACGGCTGGCACCTATCGGGGCCCTCAGTTTTTCGAGGATTCCGTTCGCTGATCGATGATCCTCCGCGATGTATTACCGCGGTGGCCGTAGAACCGTGACGCGACGTTTCGGTCTACTTCCGGTCTAACCTGGCCGCGATCTAACCGTGTACACCCTGGACTGGAACAGGTCCGTAATTGCGTGATACCATTCCGCGCTGCGAGCGATAAAATGCGAGCGCGGTGCACGCGAATTGTGGGCGCAGTTGCGGGGACCCTTAGGTGCGTACAGTTTGCGTGGTACTCGGTGCCGGGACACTACCGCGTGTGCCTGTTACTAGAAAACGGGCGTCCGGTTCTCCGCGAGCCAGGTCTCGTGCACTCGCGTCTCGTCGTTCGCCGTGCGATTCGGGGGAATTTGTTTCACGTTGCGCCGGGTGCTCGGTAATCGTACAACGGGCTCGGGGTACCCCGATTACTTTTCAAATTTCCACGATCTCACTCGAGAGACTCTTCGAACGAATGTACCGAAGGAACGGGAACGATGACGCGAAAGTGACTCGAATCGAGGAAAATTAACGAGCGAATACGTACGAGAATTTTTCGTCCGGTATCGAATTCCGCGTTTGTCGAACGAAGCTACGATTTTTGGAGAAGTAACGCCGATCGTGGAAATAGATTGGATACTTTCCGGGCACCCTGTACATCGTCGTGGATTGTTACACTATTTGTATGCATGCGTGTTGATATACGAACGGTTACGTATGAATATAAAAAGCTAAGGAAAGTATCTATTTAGTTACTCGTATTGCTTAATATTCAGTGCGTTACCTTGTCAGCAACGAGCAGCCGGCGACAGAAGCCCGTGGACTGTGTTGATAGGGAATTAATCGTGTCCGTGGGAAAGGAAGTAACGCGAGCGTATTCAAAATCACGCGGGTCGCGCATGCGCACCGGATCGCGGGCCAATCACCTCGTCGCTTCGAAGCGGCCGTCCGTCTCTGTCGTAGCGGCACTGCGGGTACACGATGTGatagtatttttcgaaaaatgtgtCGGTCTTTCGCGCACTCATGCGTCTGGTTTTTCACGTGAGCTGCGATCACCCAGTGCTTTACTTGTGCCTGCCATCGCTGTCGGCGTGAAAATAATGGGCGGCCACTCGTCGCGCATCACCGAGCACAGCGGTGAGTGTCGATTTTACATCCGTATTCGTAATTGCGTGTTGTCGGTCGCCCCGACGTTTTTTCGAGTCGCACTGCACGCTTGACATGTGTCAACTGCGAGGGCTCTTGACTTTGCTGCCAGCTCCTGCGCAAGTTTCGTTGACTTTTTTCGTGGCATTGCGTCGTCTGGGACGAGAACCTTCTCGACGTGGCCGTGTTTTCGACGGAACAACGGGACTTTATGTCGCGGCGCTCGTCGATCCGAATCGGTTTTGAGGTTATGTCGACGGGTACATCGATGTTAACGGCAATCGCGGTATCGTTTCCCGAATCCGTTCACCGTGTCGATGGAACGCGTTCGCTCTCGGTGCTGGTAACGTTTCCTCCTTGGACGTTTCTTTTCAATAATTCGACCGTCCTTTCTTTTGTACGTCATCGACCGTCGATTTTCCTACCGCAGTGTTCGAATCTGCGCAAAACGATCGTTATCGCCGTGGCGTTACTCATTTAGTTGCTTTTGTTTTCAAATCGAGCTCGACCGGCCACGGATTATCGGTTATCTTAACGTTGTTCGGATTCTGTAATCTTGGATATCAATGTCGCTGGACACTTGCCATGTGATTTGCATTGACCTTTCGCCTATTAACATTGCTCTATTTCcgcttattatttatatttttacgtaattttgtataaatatcgGACAGTCCGATGACGAGTAAGAACGGTTAGTATTTTCTTTAGTGTTACAATGTCTTCTGTGATTGTCGAGTGGTTATTCTGTTGACAGACATCGGTATTGATTGCATTCATTGAGCAATTATAATGACAGCttgtgtatttattaaaatttaatcttgGCTTATTTGCACTTTGCTTTACAATGCGAAAAAAATGTTAAGAAACTCTGTTGAAAGAGAGACGCTGTATTGTCATCCTTGTTGCTTGCATTGTTAGTCGTTCGCAATTAATATTTAGGTTTTAATTTCTTCTAACGGCTATGCTTTTCTTTCTTACCGACGTCCGCTCGTAAGAAAGATCGTACGTTAGCGACAtctgtaacggagaaacacgtGCAACCTACTTCGTCGGTAAAAATGGAATTACAATTTTCTGCGATGTTAAATAAGAGCTTAACCGAGTTAAATATTAACAGTATTATAATTGaccaaataattaatattctggaaaataatttttcgataaaatacttttattaatttttttaatgcacGCACGATTTATACGAACGATCGTTTAAGTTTATCATCGTAcctgtttatttaaatttttttcaatcgcaGACCGGATATAAACAAGTACAACAAATTCTTATACTGCAATTATAATCATGCGATGCAATTACAGGGTAAAATAAATCCTTGTATCGTGTAAATTTGGATACAAATGTGGAGgtattaattaaattacgtATATTTCGAAATAACTGAATTCTATATTAATGAATTATATTATCGAAACAATTATAGTTGCTGAAATGCAATCTAACGCGATAATTGAATATTGATACATGAATTGCATCAAATCTCCAAACTTTAAATGTTGGAAATCAATTAAATTAACCAAGTGaatttgtacaataaatattttaacttgATAAtgaaatcgataaacatttctttcTGTTGACCGCAATTGAAGATCAACTGGTCGATTGTGTAAAAGCAGATTGGTCAAACATTTCTACCTCTTCAAACATGGCATCTTTCCTAAAGAAACTCTGCTCAATTATCTCGGCATTTATaacgaaataaacaaacataggACAACAGATGTAAAATGATTTTATACAACGAACAGCAGCTggatatattttaaattcaaaatattagACACAGTTATTGAAAGCGTTGTTTTTAATAAAGGTTTACTTTATGCAAAAGTTCGAGATCAAAACCTAACGAAATAATGTGTGTCGAACGTAGTaattgaaacgattaattaaaataaaaattgttgaagAATAAGACACTACAAAGAATAGCTATTTAAAATACTCGCATATGGTCTATTAATTAAAACACTATGCGAGGCACTACTGTACGTAGATAATTGATAAGTATAGAATACAAGGATTATtactaaaaatatacaaagtcgTCTGTATTAAAAACTATATTTAAAACCAGGCaacaaaagtataatataaGTACAACAGCTTCTATAGAAGCAAAGGTGAGATCCAGTGAATACAGTTTACAAAAATAAGGgaccattttttatttttccattatatccacattattaaaaacaaagcaATAACAGTAGAATTCAACCGCCAACAACAATTAAAATAGTAAATATAAGCTTGATTTAAAGAAATCAAAGTATCCGAAACAAttgataaattttgaacaattattaatattttggtaaatattaaaaaacactTTTACAAAAGTATCGTGAAAGAAGGTCTAGCAAACATTGTTCAACGATACTATCCAAAGTATGGATGATTCCACCGTTGGGGTACCATTTTCGTTTTAAAGAAACCAAAGTATACAAAACAAATggtaaattttgaacaattattaatattttggcaaatattaaaaaacactTTTACAAAAGTATCGTGAAAAAAGGTCTAGCAAACGTTATTTAACGATACGATCCAAAGTAGGGATGTTTCCAACGTTGGGGTACCATTTTCGTTTTAAAGAAACCGAAGTATCCGAAACAAATggtaaatttcgaacaattattaatattttggcaaatattaaaaaacactTTTACAAAAGTATCGTGAAAGAAGGTCTAGCAAACGTTATTCAACGATACGATCCAAAGTAGGGATGTTTCCAACGTTGGGGTACCATTTTCGTTTTAAAGAAACCAAAGTATACAAAACAAATggtaaattttgaacaattattaatattttggcaaatattaaaaaacactTTTACAAAAGTATCGTGAAAGAAGGTCTAGCAAACATTGTTCAACGATACTATCCAAAGTATGGATGATTCCAACGTTGGAGTACCATTCTCGATTTAAAGAAACCGAAGTATACACAACAAATGGTAAATTCTgaagaattattaatattttagc encodes:
- the LOC143150384 gene encoding uncharacterized protein LOC143150384, giving the protein MRVDIRTCVTLSATSSRRQKPVDCVDRELIVSVGKEVTRAYSKSRGSRMRTGSRANHLVASKRPSVSVVAALRVHDVIVFFEKCVGLSRTHASGFSRELRSPSALLVPAIAVGVKIMGGHSSRITEHSDSTSDDCKHRRWHSFIRWGENYQSIGESFR